In a genomic window of Halobiforma lacisalsi AJ5:
- a CDS encoding MFS transporter — translation MSPSGTRRRVAELDVLLLTAGIWFLAKFLRYAFPPLFGPFQESYGVSNAVLGSAFTGFMLIYAAVQFPSGVLADRIGSITVIAVGAVVAAAAALSLVVASPFPVLIVAMLVMGAGTGAHKTVAVRLLSRAYPARTGRALGVLDTFGAFGGVVAPAAIVAAGGVAYAFGESWRVIFLLAGVAGLALAGAFLARVPDRVPGEAAADGTGATGIDVDEVRRYAGLFRDRRLTTFVAVTLLFSFTYNGLVAFAPLYLTETAGVSEATAGLLYSALFLASLVQLVTGELSDRIGRLPIVVGSLGLAAAALVAFVSLTGSAGPIALGGALVASGLGLHGFRPVRSAYLMSAIPDDVAGGGLGVVRTLLMGGGAVAPAIVGALSDVAGFRTSFRLLAASIALGALLALLLLVTDDG, via the coding sequence ATGTCCCCGTCCGGAACGAGACGACGCGTCGCCGAACTCGACGTGTTGCTCCTGACCGCCGGTATCTGGTTTCTCGCCAAGTTCCTCCGGTATGCCTTTCCACCGCTTTTCGGGCCGTTCCAGGAGAGCTACGGCGTCTCGAACGCCGTTCTCGGATCGGCGTTCACCGGCTTCATGCTGATCTACGCCGCCGTGCAGTTCCCGTCCGGCGTCCTCGCCGATCGGATCGGATCGATCACTGTCATCGCCGTCGGTGCCGTCGTTGCCGCGGCTGCCGCCCTCTCGCTGGTCGTCGCCTCGCCGTTCCCGGTCCTGATCGTGGCGATGCTCGTCATGGGTGCTGGCACCGGCGCACACAAGACCGTCGCCGTCAGGTTGCTCTCTCGAGCGTACCCGGCACGGACGGGCCGGGCGCTGGGCGTGCTCGATACTTTCGGCGCGTTCGGTGGGGTCGTCGCCCCGGCTGCCATCGTCGCCGCGGGCGGGGTCGCCTACGCGTTCGGCGAGAGCTGGCGCGTGATCTTCCTCCTTGCGGGAGTCGCGGGGCTCGCCCTCGCGGGCGCGTTCCTGGCTCGAGTCCCCGATCGAGTGCCCGGGGAAGCGGCCGCCGACGGCACCGGAGCGACCGGGATCGACGTCGACGAGGTCCGCCGGTACGCTGGACTGTTTCGTGATCGCCGGCTCACGACGTTCGTGGCCGTGACTCTGCTGTTTTCGTTCACCTACAACGGGCTGGTCGCGTTCGCCCCACTGTATCTGACCGAGACCGCGGGGGTCTCGGAGGCGACGGCCGGCCTGCTCTACAGCGCGCTCTTTCTGGCGAGCCTGGTCCAGCTCGTCACCGGGGAACTCAGCGACCGGATCGGTCGGCTCCCGATCGTCGTCGGCTCGCTCGGGCTCGCGGCGGCCGCGCTCGTCGCCTTTGTTTCACTGACCGGCTCCGCAGGTCCGATCGCGCTCGGTGGCGCGCTCGTCGCTTCGGGCCTCGGTCTGCACGGGTTCAGGCCCGTCAGGAGTGCGTACCTGATGTCGGCGATCCCGGATGACGTGGCCGGCGGCGGGCTCGGCGTCGTCCGCACGCTGTTGATGGGCGGCGGGGCCGTCGCGCCGGCGATCGTCGGCGCGCTCTCGGACGTCGCCGGATTTCGGACCTCGTTCCGGCTGCTCGCCGCTTCGATCGCGCTCGGTGCCCTGCTCGCCCTCCTCTTGCTGGTTACGGACGACGGCTGA
- a CDS encoding disk-shape morphogenesis protein volactin, which yields MVRGLDIGPDAIRSATGETDAPTIDSEPAVVVPVDDAALESIDHDVRTIGREDGNDEVYAVGSSAATVADALGEDLERRSILSNGVLETSTDAEAALTATLESMFGNETVDRVRYATPEPRPSDPAAVADHRETVESVLAQWGIEAAPIGKGFAVVYDQLRSDNYTGIGICLGHGHTSFSLAYYGVQSLSVSIPRGRDWVCERAASETDRSPSAVGDVLETFELDPETTGEIESAIAGAYDDLIGDLIDAVVDRVDDGAVQDGVAVPIAIAGPGAVDGLEFLVGGRFDAGGLGASIRGVRLADEPTESVVRGALAAACDDDFADGDEAGIRDADIDVESDERRVPTADEDDGETRLSFDAMADDGGNEAAGSTRADPATDLLETLSERFPDDDELRAVEAELDDVRDELEGIEERTATRERVVALEDRVDALADEVADLEERRESDEDDALADDLADDLAAASAAVETLEKDVDELSARIAAVDGLPSAVESLEDDADELADDLADLAEETADERDRIRDDLDSVRDDCESATAELDALEDRLETVAADLDDVRAEQDDHALASDLDALEDRLDSAANDHESLATEVDRLAERTDGIDALEDRLDDLTERVDRVDDLTERVDGLGDRIERVDDFERRVDELEPLADRIDELEAVKTELTALEDRLDEQGDDVDALESRLVDLERVEERLEEIAEVRDRLDELEGQTARTDDLADVEERLADVADLASTAADREAVEELEDEIDAIRAVEQRIDDLEALEQRVDTLADLEDRTVDSGTVDGLEDRLLALEDRDPTVDDLADRLETQNARLDGVSGRTEEVAERLDALDRDLDPGLEFDPARSEDVDGLADRLDGLESSLETVETRLRALEPDDESEADGSIVESELATATLAGGGGAGLVAGAVVALAGDGTVGAGAAALGLILLGVAAVAGR from the coding sequence ATGGTACGCGGTCTCGACATCGGACCGGACGCGATCAGGTCGGCGACCGGTGAGACGGACGCCCCGACGATCGACTCGGAACCGGCCGTCGTCGTCCCGGTCGACGACGCAGCCCTCGAGTCGATCGACCACGACGTTCGGACGATCGGCCGAGAAGACGGGAACGACGAGGTGTACGCGGTGGGCTCGAGCGCGGCAACCGTCGCCGACGCCCTCGGCGAGGACCTCGAGCGGCGATCGATCCTCTCGAATGGAGTTCTCGAGACGTCGACCGACGCGGAAGCGGCGCTGACGGCGACGCTCGAGTCGATGTTCGGAAACGAAACGGTCGACCGAGTCCGATACGCGACTCCGGAACCGCGGCCGTCGGATCCTGCCGCGGTCGCGGACCACCGGGAGACCGTCGAGTCCGTTCTCGCCCAGTGGGGAATCGAGGCCGCACCGATCGGCAAGGGGTTCGCCGTCGTCTACGACCAGCTTCGATCGGACAACTACACCGGGATCGGGATCTGCCTCGGCCACGGGCACACCAGCTTCTCGCTCGCGTACTACGGCGTCCAGTCGCTGTCGGTGTCGATCCCGCGAGGCAGAGACTGGGTCTGCGAGCGCGCGGCGTCGGAAACCGACCGTTCGCCGTCGGCCGTTGGGGACGTCCTCGAGACGTTCGAACTGGATCCCGAGACGACGGGGGAGATCGAGAGCGCGATCGCCGGCGCGTACGACGACCTGATCGGCGACCTGATCGACGCGGTCGTCGACAGGGTTGACGACGGAGCCGTCCAGGATGGCGTCGCGGTCCCGATCGCGATCGCGGGCCCCGGTGCGGTCGATGGCCTCGAGTTCCTCGTGGGAGGGCGATTCGACGCCGGCGGACTGGGCGCCTCGATTCGCGGCGTTCGACTGGCCGACGAGCCGACGGAAAGTGTCGTCAGAGGCGCGCTCGCGGCCGCGTGCGACGACGATTTCGCTGACGGGGACGAGGCCGGGATCCGGGATGCCGACATCGACGTCGAATCCGACGAACGACGCGTCCCCACAGCCGATGAGGACGACGGGGAGACCCGCCTCTCGTTCGACGCGATGGCCGACGACGGCGGAAACGAGGCCGCGGGATCGACCCGCGCCGATCCCGCGACGGACCTCCTCGAGACCCTCTCCGAACGGTTCCCGGACGACGACGAACTCCGCGCGGTCGAAGCCGAACTGGACGACGTTCGCGACGAACTCGAGGGGATCGAGGAACGGACCGCGACGCGGGAACGCGTCGTCGCCCTCGAGGATCGGGTCGACGCCCTCGCCGACGAGGTCGCCGATCTCGAGGAGCGGCGGGAGTCGGACGAGGACGACGCGCTCGCGGACGACCTGGCGGACGACCTCGCGGCGGCGTCGGCGGCGGTCGAAACCCTCGAGAAAGACGTCGATGAACTCTCCGCACGGATAGCGGCGGTCGACGGGCTTCCGTCGGCTGTCGAATCGCTCGAGGACGACGCCGACGAGCTAGCGGACGATCTGGCTGACCTCGCCGAGGAAACGGCCGACGAACGGGACCGTATCCGTGACGACCTCGATTCGGTCCGCGACGACTGCGAGTCGGCGACGGCCGAACTCGACGCGCTCGAGGATCGCCTCGAGACGGTGGCCGCCGACCTCGACGACGTCCGGGCGGAGCAGGACGACCACGCCCTCGCGAGCGATCTCGACGCGCTCGAGGACCGACTCGATTCGGCTGCGAACGACCACGAATCGCTCGCAACGGAGGTCGACCGGCTGGCCGAGCGAACGGACGGAATAGATGCGCTCGAGGATCGACTGGACGATCTCACGGAGCGGGTCGACAGGGTAGACGATCTCACGGAGCGGGTCGATGGACTCGGCGATCGAATCGAACGCGTCGACGACTTCGAACGGCGGGTCGACGAACTGGAACCGCTGGCGGACCGGATCGACGAACTCGAGGCCGTGAAAACGGAACTCACGGCGCTCGAGGACCGCCTCGACGAGCAGGGTGATGACGTCGACGCACTCGAGAGCCGCCTCGTGGATCTCGAACGCGTCGAAGAGCGCCTCGAGGAGATCGCGGAAGTACGGGATCGTCTGGACGAACTCGAAGGGCAAACTGCGCGTACCGACGACCTCGCGGACGTCGAGGAGCGGTTGGCCGACGTAGCCGATCTGGCGTCGACCGCGGCGGACCGCGAGGCCGTCGAGGAACTCGAGGACGAGATCGACGCTATCCGCGCAGTCGAGCAGCGGATCGACGACCTCGAGGCTCTCGAACAGCGCGTCGATACCCTCGCCGATCTCGAGGATCGGACGGTCGACTCCGGAACCGTCGACGGACTCGAGGATCGGCTCCTCGCGCTCGAGGATCGCGACCCGACCGTCGACGACCTGGCTGATCGGCTCGAGACCCAGAACGCCCGCCTCGACGGCGTTTCGGGCCGCACCGAGGAGGTCGCCGAGCGCCTGGACGCTCTCGATCGCGACCTCGACCCCGGCCTCGAGTTCGACCCGGCGCGCTCCGAGGACGTGGACGGGCTGGCCGACCGCCTCGACGGCCTCGAGTCCTCCCTCGAGACCGTCGAGACGCGCCTCCGGGCGCTCGAACCGGACGACGAAAGCGAGGCCGACGGCTCCATCGTCGAATCCGAACTCGCAACCGCGACGCTCGCGGGCGGCGGGGGTGCCGGGCTCGTCGCCGGAGCCGTCGTCGCGCTCGCCGGCGACGGCACGGTCGGAGCGGGTGCGGCGGCGCTGGGCCTGATTCTCTTGGGCGTCGCGGCCGTCGCGGGTCGCTAA
- a CDS encoding phosphoenolpyruvate carboxykinase (ATP), producing the protein MSETGTEPRPLTRELPDPLAASNVRYNPSLEELRELAAHEETTTEFGSPSYVSEFRSRSADRTKNAVDHEFDGRDRELVDDAITRADEREMLCVDRRMGRHPEATFRCRLFVPVDHARIALAWANLFEPVEDPDAEPDFYTVQDPDYDETAIRVLPDEGVTAVLGSDYTGEAKKSFLRLFMYRIKQRGGLGLHAGSKRVRVRDADGDLRTVGQVFMGLSATGKSTLTSHGCWLEDPEDAAMLQDDVCGLLPDGSVAGSEGKGLFIKTIGLDEDEQPELYAAATDESAILENVAVDEDGTVDFDDDRHTANSRAIVQRDELESADDEIDLERIDQVFFITRNPLMPPVAKLTEEQSAVAFMLGESIETSAGDPSRAGESIRVVGTNPFIIGSEGEEGNVFRDLVASLDVDCYVINTGYLGEQSKDVGVQESVTILTEAARGRIEWTEDDRTGLTIPQSIPGLEIEDYYVPDHVEDYDEALADLRTERREYLETFENLRDEIKDAVY; encoded by the coding sequence ATGTCCGAAACCGGGACGGAGCCCCGCCCGCTCACACGGGAGCTTCCCGACCCACTCGCCGCGTCGAACGTTCGGTACAACCCCTCGCTCGAGGAACTGCGTGAACTCGCCGCCCACGAGGAGACGACCACCGAGTTCGGCTCCCCGTCCTACGTCAGCGAGTTCCGTTCTCGCAGCGCCGATCGGACGAAAAACGCCGTCGACCACGAGTTCGACGGTCGCGACCGCGAGCTAGTCGACGACGCCATTACCCGCGCGGACGAACGGGAGATGCTCTGTGTCGACCGTCGGATGGGCCGCCACCCGGAGGCGACGTTCCGTTGTCGCCTGTTCGTGCCGGTCGACCACGCGCGAATCGCCCTCGCCTGGGCAAACCTGTTCGAACCCGTCGAGGACCCCGACGCCGAGCCCGACTTCTACACCGTTCAGGATCCGGACTACGACGAGACCGCGATCCGCGTGCTTCCGGACGAGGGCGTTACCGCCGTACTGGGCAGCGACTACACCGGGGAAGCCAAGAAATCGTTCCTCCGGCTGTTCATGTACCGGATCAAGCAACGCGGCGGACTCGGGCTCCACGCCGGGAGCAAGCGCGTCCGGGTCCGCGACGCCGACGGCGACCTGCGGACGGTCGGCCAGGTGTTCATGGGCCTGTCCGCGACCGGCAAGTCGACGCTGACGTCCCACGGCTGCTGGCTCGAGGATCCCGAGGACGCCGCGATGTTACAGGACGACGTCTGCGGGCTCCTCCCGGACGGCTCCGTCGCCGGCAGCGAGGGGAAGGGGCTGTTCATCAAGACGATCGGGCTGGACGAGGACGAACAGCCTGAACTCTACGCCGCGGCGACCGACGAGTCTGCGATCCTGGAGAACGTCGCCGTCGACGAGGACGGGACAGTCGACTTCGACGATGATCGCCACACTGCCAACTCGCGGGCGATCGTCCAGCGCGACGAACTCGAGAGCGCCGACGACGAGATCGACCTGGAGCGGATAGATCAGGTCTTCTTCATCACGCGAAACCCCCTGATGCCGCCGGTCGCGAAACTCACCGAGGAGCAGTCGGCGGTCGCGTTCATGCTCGGCGAGTCGATCGAGACCAGCGCGGGCGACCCCTCTCGAGCGGGCGAATCGATCCGTGTCGTCGGGACCAACCCGTTCATTATCGGCTCCGAGGGAGAGGAAGGGAACGTCTTCCGTGACCTCGTCGCCTCACTGGACGTCGACTGTTACGTCATCAACACGGGCTACCTGGGCGAGCAATCGAAAGACGTCGGCGTCCAGGAGTCGGTCACGATCCTCACGGAAGCCGCCCGCGGTCGGATCGAATGGACCGAGGACGACCGAACCGGGCTGACGATTCCCCAGTCGATTCCCGGCCTCGAGATCGAGGACTACTACGTCCCCGACCACGTCGAGGACTACGACGAAGCCCTCGCTGACCTGCGTACGGAACGCCGCGAGTACCTCGAGACGTTCGAGAATCTCCGGGACGAGATCAAAGACGCCGTGTACTGA
- a CDS encoding cupin domain-containing protein: MYSMVDLENVEPHELDDIEPTLLPIGPELRPDRMRPSVWEYDAGEENTSHRQDEQEELYVVLEGTVDVTIEHGDDRDVVELTSGDVLVVSPESWRQIRAIEESRVLVVGAPNVADDAIVEDR, encoded by the coding sequence ATGTACTCGATGGTCGACCTCGAGAACGTCGAGCCCCACGAACTCGACGACATCGAACCGACGCTGCTGCCGATCGGACCCGAACTCCGGCCCGATCGGATGCGGCCGAGCGTCTGGGAGTACGACGCCGGCGAGGAGAACACCTCCCACCGACAGGACGAACAGGAGGAACTGTACGTCGTCCTCGAGGGGACCGTCGACGTGACGATCGAACACGGTGACGACCGCGACGTGGTCGAACTCACCTCCGGGGACGTCCTCGTCGTGTCGCCCGAATCCTGGCGACAGATCCGGGCGATCGAGGAGAGTCGCGTGCTCGTCGTCGGCGCGCCGAACGTTGCCGACGACGCGATCGTCGAGGACAGATAG
- a CDS encoding DUF7471 family protein: protein MTVFRYVGTRNPPLDPRQSEAIADASALPVGDWLPPSIAPLLFAIVAFAAVGTLTLFIVGLIGYARRSTFRYRVLTVALGALVVRSIVGAGTTFGLVPMVVHHLVGHGADLLVAWLLLYLLYCERGTTVREADIDAATELEMKRDE, encoded by the coding sequence GTGACAGTGTTTCGCTACGTCGGTACACGCAACCCCCCGCTCGATCCTCGGCAATCGGAGGCGATAGCCGACGCATCCGCGCTTCCGGTCGGTGACTGGCTGCCACCGTCGATCGCGCCGCTGTTGTTCGCGATCGTCGCGTTCGCCGCGGTCGGGACCCTGACGCTTTTCATCGTCGGCCTGATCGGGTACGCGCGACGCTCGACGTTCCGCTATCGCGTGCTGACGGTCGCCCTCGGCGCGCTGGTCGTCCGTTCGATCGTCGGCGCGGGCACCACATTCGGGCTCGTCCCGATGGTGGTCCACCACCTCGTCGGGCACGGGGCCGACCTCCTCGTCGCGTGGCTCTTGCTGTATCTGCTCTACTGCGAGCGGGGAACCACCGTTCGTGAAGCCGATATCGATGCGGCAACCGAACTCGAGATGAAGCGAGACGAGTGA
- a CDS encoding nitrous oxide reductase accessory protein NosL, with the protein MEQRFHRYGRRRVLGAIGAGTALGLAGCLDDDSTDDNDPNDGADGTDETSDGESDSSDADANDNTDENTDDTPSVEEAVAFPEGRECTVCNMIVADHPDWNAQLVHEDGHREFFCSTGCLAAYYAVPETFDGPETEIEGVWVTDYESGDLVDASDASFVRVSDPDHVDDVMTRNPTPFADRDEAESFVGEFDAYDEDDILELSAFDRDLAEYYRGNLLEGNDGGDNGHDH; encoded by the coding sequence ATGGAACAGCGCTTCCATCGGTACGGACGGCGTCGCGTGCTCGGCGCGATCGGTGCCGGCACCGCGCTCGGACTGGCAGGCTGTCTCGACGACGACTCGACCGACGACAACGACCCGAACGACGGGGCAGACGGAACCGACGAGACGTCTGACGGGGAGTCTGACTCGAGTGACGCCGATGCCAACGACAATACCGACGAGAATACCGACGATACCCCCTCGGTCGAAGAGGCCGTGGCGTTCCCGGAGGGGCGGGAGTGTACCGTCTGTAACATGATCGTCGCCGACCATCCCGACTGGAATGCCCAGCTAGTACACGAGGACGGGCATCGCGAGTTTTTCTGCTCGACAGGCTGTCTGGCCGCCTACTACGCGGTTCCGGAAACGTTCGACGGTCCGGAAACGGAGATCGAAGGCGTCTGGGTGACCGACTACGAGAGCGGCGACCTCGTCGACGCGTCCGACGCGTCGTTCGTCCGGGTATCCGATCCCGATCACGTCGACGACGTCATGACGCGCAATCCAACCCCGTTCGCCGATCGGGACGAGGCCGAATCGTTCGTCGGCGAGTTCGACGCGTACGACGAGGACGACATCCTCGAACTCTCGGCGTTCGACCGGGACCTCGCGGAGTACTACCGTGGGAACCTCCTCGAGGGGAACGACGGCGGCGATAACGGACACGATCACTGA
- a CDS encoding HAD-IIA family hydrolase yields the protein MTDYEGAILDVDGTIVRGDQLIPGASDGLRALEDAGVSRLLFSNNPTRGSDHYREKLAPHGVDIGPDRVLTSATVSASYLARNHPDAHVYLVGGNRLASILEDAAISVTDDPEAADVVLGSFDRGFSYGTLGDALRAFENERVGETEGQTASSGARANGGADGDDDGEMDGDADANAGAGAVTIDGPVPFYGTDPDATIPVENGTIPGSGAILAAMEAVAGREPDAVLGKPSDVAADAALDRLGVAPESVLVVGDRLDTDIALGNRAGMTTAVVLSGVTDRATLEESPIQPDYVLESLGEVERLL from the coding sequence ATGACCGACTACGAGGGCGCGATCCTGGACGTGGACGGGACGATCGTCCGGGGCGACCAGTTGATCCCGGGGGCGAGCGACGGCCTCCGGGCGCTCGAGGACGCGGGCGTCTCCCGGCTGCTGTTTTCGAACAATCCGACCCGGGGGAGCGACCACTACCGGGAGAAACTCGCGCCCCACGGCGTCGACATCGGACCCGACCGCGTGTTGACCTCCGCGACGGTGAGCGCGTCGTATCTCGCCCGGAACCACCCCGACGCACACGTCTACCTCGTCGGCGGGAACCGTCTCGCGTCGATCCTCGAGGACGCGGCGATAAGCGTAACCGACGATCCCGAGGCCGCGGACGTCGTGTTGGGCTCGTTCGACCGGGGGTTCTCCTACGGCACGCTCGGGGACGCGCTGCGGGCCTTCGAGAACGAGCGCGTCGGCGAAACCGAGGGCCAAACGGCGAGTTCTGGGGCTCGGGCGAACGGGGGTGCCGACGGCGATGATGACGGCGAGATGGACGGCGACGCCGACGCCAACGCTGGCGCTGGCGCTGTTACCATTGACGGCCCCGTCCCCTTCTACGGCACCGATCCCGACGCGACGATACCCGTCGAGAACGGGACGATCCCGGGATCGGGCGCGATCCTCGCCGCGATGGAGGCCGTCGCCGGCCGCGAACCCGATGCCGTCCTCGGCAAGCCGTCCGACGTCGCCGCCGACGCTGCGCTGGATCGGCTCGGCGTCGCTCCCGAATCGGTCCTCGTCGTCGGCGACCGGCTGGACACGGACATTGCGCTCGGCAACCGGGCCGGGATGACGACCGCGGTGGTCCTCTCGGGGGTGACCGACCGTGCGACCCTCGAGGAATCGCCGATCCAGCCGGATTACGTCCTCGAGTCGCTCGGGGAGGTCGAGCGGTTGCTCTGA
- a CDS encoding HEWD family protein — protein sequence MSARVRTPTARVCERCGRAERWDDDLEAWQLDRDDGEKLIGNPHCLHEWDINGTFNPVAENDS from the coding sequence ATGAGTGCACGCGTACGAACGCCGACCGCGCGGGTCTGCGAACGGTGCGGTCGCGCGGAACGATGGGACGACGACCTCGAGGCCTGGCAACTCGACCGGGACGATGGCGAGAAACTGATCGGCAACCCCCACTGCCTCCACGAGTGGGACATCAACGGCACGTTCAATCCGGTCGCTGAGAACGACTCCTGA
- a CDS encoding SHOCT domain-containing protein encodes MGSDGGRDYSPTEIFAIKFVLADVIIIAALVLAGPWVAVAITGLFVLSFLLLWYLIQAEPFADDEPMGEREVASEDAGVDPVTKLQQRYAAGELSDAEFEAKLERLIEGNERAESAGIDTEELELELEFERSGPE; translated from the coding sequence ATGGGCAGCGACGGCGGCAGGGACTACAGTCCCACCGAGATCTTCGCGATCAAGTTCGTGCTGGCCGACGTCATCATCATCGCGGCGTTGGTACTGGCCGGTCCGTGGGTCGCGGTCGCCATCACCGGCCTGTTCGTCCTCAGTTTCCTGCTCCTGTGGTATCTGATTCAGGCAGAGCCGTTCGCCGACGATGAGCCGATGGGAGAGCGGGAAGTGGCGAGCGAGGACGCCGGCGTCGACCCCGTCACGAAACTCCAGCAGCGGTACGCCGCGGGCGAACTCTCCGACGCCGAGTTCGAGGCAAAACTCGAGCGCCTGATCGAGGGCAACGAGCGGGCCGAGAGCGCAGGGATCGACACCGAAGAACTGGAACTGGAACTCGAGTTCGAGCGCTCCGGTCCCGAGTGA
- the cutA gene encoding divalent-cation tolerance protein CutA — protein MPTAYITAPPEEADAIAGRLVEEQLAACVNRFPITSTYRWDGEVQRDEEVALLAKTTVDAYDDLVDRVEELHPYDVPCIERFDEAHVLESFAEWRDESVE, from the coding sequence ATGCCGACCGCGTACATCACGGCTCCCCCCGAGGAGGCAGATGCGATCGCCGGACGACTGGTCGAGGAGCAACTTGCCGCCTGTGTCAATCGGTTCCCGATCACGTCGACCTACCGCTGGGACGGCGAGGTCCAGCGCGACGAGGAGGTCGCGCTGCTCGCGAAGACCACCGTCGACGCGTACGACGACCTCGTCGACCGGGTCGAAGAACTGCATCCCTACGACGTCCCGTGTATCGAGCGGTTCGACGAAGCGCACGTCCTCGAGTCGTTCGCCGAGTGGCGCGACGAGAGCGTGGAGTAA
- a CDS encoding 50S ribosomal protein L11 — MAGTIEVLVPGGQADPGPPLGPELGPTPVDVQAVVQEINDQTEAFDGTEVPVTVDYEDDGSFEIEVGVPPTAELIKDEADFETGSGEPQEDFVADLSIDQVKQIAEQKHPDLLAYDTKNAAKEIVGTCASMGVTIEGDDAREFKEKVDAGEYDDVLADEAEA; from the coding sequence ATGGCTGGAACCATCGAAGTGCTCGTTCCGGGTGGCCAGGCCGACCCCGGCCCGCCGCTCGGTCCCGAGCTCGGACCGACGCCCGTCGACGTGCAGGCTGTCGTACAGGAGATCAACGATCAGACCGAGGCCTTCGACGGGACCGAGGTCCCCGTCACGGTCGACTACGAGGACGACGGCTCCTTCGAGATCGAGGTCGGCGTCCCGCCGACGGCCGAACTGATCAAAGACGAGGCCGACTTCGAGACGGGCAGCGGCGAACCCCAGGAGGACTTCGTCGCCGACCTCTCGATCGACCAGGTCAAGCAGATCGCCGAGCAGAAACACCCCGACCTGCTCGCGTACGACACGAAAAACGCCGCGAAAGAGATCGTCGGCACCTGCGCCTCGATGGGCGTCACCATCGAGGGCGACGACGCTCGAGAGTTCAAGGAGAAGGTCGACGCCGGCGAGTACGACGACGTACTCGCGGACGAAGCGGAAGCGTAA
- a CDS encoding DUF7501 family protein has product MAVNTTADWSDPATCPYCGDDLESAGAGFVDHVDDNDPCKREFDHWRNNIAGDLAGEWGG; this is encoded by the coding sequence ATGGCAGTGAACACGACCGCCGACTGGAGCGATCCGGCAACGTGCCCGTACTGCGGCGACGACCTCGAGTCAGCCGGAGCGGGCTTCGTCGACCACGTCGACGACAACGACCCCTGCAAACGCGAGTTCGACCACTGGCGGAACAACATCGCGGGCGACCTCGCCGGCGAGTGGGGCGGTTAA